A region from the Corylus avellana chromosome ca7, CavTom2PMs-1.0 genome encodes:
- the LOC132187789 gene encoding protein NEDD1, with amino-acid sequence MNLTDPSMALLAASGGDTVKLFDVSVKAGDPCTLSYTPSPGCLVNSVKWNHTNLVVASAGDDKKISLWRKNGQSMGTIPVAGTDSGDNIEETIMAISFSNKVSRYICSGGSGHVVRIWDLQRKRCIKWLRGHTNTITGAMYNCKDEHLASISVSGDLILHNLASGARAAELKDPNEQVLRVLDYSRISRHLLVTAGDDGTVHLWDTTGRNPKVSWLKQHSAPTAGVSISPSNDKIIASVGLDKKLYTYDSGSRRPSSCIPYEAPFSSLAFRDDGWTLAAGTSNGRVVFYDVRGKPQPFVVLHAYGGSEAVTSLCWQRSKPVIVNESNCTAETALIGDAVEDSILMPDPLPSVTSSSLSLSTAVSSSRNSGRLGASVEASSLTATGSVFASTGEETPHRSLLWPGGTLTRLHAPHSNYNFKDDMEVFSPLVDVQPITPSLDKLWDDREGTKKDHLVVDRKPSSLLFPPSSRRFPIAEDSGNDHPIFDWKSSSTSKQDDTQSSFPLLGSTPTTSSKNEDFSITPPEAWGGEKLPDKYAQLRQQGTLPSRFGMLGSAAQSSGSMFSGLQDLSLSTSQTSISSLTNSNFSFANLRTKDVSSNQETSLGFPEHLSPSSMSLSIGNKGITGQANLDSLGPASMTLPRRYSTYAERISTASSFSDGTSLSGGSPKLKKTGAETREELLNSLLAKSDTMVATESGTLSTVNGGISQPLKAPQPDAQQGSSFTLQLFQRTLEETLDSFQKSIHEDMRNLHIEILRQFHMQEMEMSSVMSSILENQAELMKEIKSLRKENQQLRQLL; translated from the exons ATGAATTTGACGGATCCATCAATGGCGTTACTGGCGGCGAGCGGAGGAGACACCGTGAAGCTCTTCGATGTGTCGGTGAAGGCCGGAGATCCCTGCACTTTGAGCTACACTCCATCTCCTGGTTGCCTCGTCAATTCAGTCAAGTGGAACCACACCa ATTTGGTTGTGGCCAGTGCTGGAGACGATAAGAAGATCTCATTGTGGCGTAAGAATGGGCAGAGCATGGGGACTATTCCCGTGGCTGGTACCGACAGTGGAGACAACATTGAG gAGACTATAATGGCTATCAGCTTCAGCAATAAGGTATCCAGATACATATGTTCTGGTGGAAGTGGTCATGTTGTAAGAATATGGGATTTACAAAGGAAGCGATGTATTAAATGGTTGAGAGGTCATACCAATACAATAACGGGTGCAATGTACAACTGCAAGGATGAACACTTGGCTTCCATCAGTGTTAGTGGGGATCTCATACTTCACAACCTTGCATCTGGTGCCAGGGCTGCTGAACTCAAGGATCCCAATGAACAG GTATTGAGAGTGCTTGATTATTCCCGGATTAGTCGACACCTTTTGGTGACAGCTGGTGATGATGGGACCGTACATTTATGGGATACAACAGGTCGCAATCCAAAG GTTTCTTGGTTGAAGCAGCACTCAGCGCCAACTGCTGGTGTTAGCATCTCACCATCCAATGACAAG ATAATTGCTAGTGTTGGTCTGGATAAAAAGCTATACACTTATGACTCAGGGTCTAGAAGACCCTCATCTTGCATTCCTTATGAGGCACCTTTCTCATCATTGGCATTTAGAGATGATGGTTGGACTCTTGCAGCTGGAACAAGTAATGGCCGGGTGGTGTTCTATGATGTTCGTGGAAAACCACAGCCTTTTGTTGTTCTTCATGCTTATGGTGGTTCAGAG GCTGTTACAAGTTTATGCTGGCAGAGGTCAAAACCTGTTATTGTAAATGAAAGTAACTGCACTGCCGAGACTGCCCTTATTGGAGATGCTGTTGAAGATTCAATCCTTATGCCTGACCCACTTCCTTCTGTGACTTCATCAAGCCTTTCTCTGTCTACAGCAGTATCCAGTTCTCGGAATTCTGGCCGATTGGGTGCCTCAGTTGAAGCATCTTCACTCACTGCAACTGGCTCTGTATTTGCATCTACTGGGGAGGAAACGCCACATCGAAGCCTTTTGTGGCCAGGTGGAACATTGACGAGGTTACATGCTCCTCATTCCAATTACAACTTCAAGGATGATATGGAGGTGTTTTCCCCTCTTGTCGATGTTCAGCCAATAACACCCTCACTTGACAAGTTGTGGGATGACCGTGAAGGAACCAAGAAGGATCATCTAGTTGTAGACAGGAAGCCTTCATCGCTGTTGTTTCCTCCATCCAGTAGGAGATTCCCTATTGCAGAGGATAGTGGCAATGATCATCCAATATTCGATTGGAAATCCAGCTCAACTTCTAAACAG GATGACACCCAATCTTCCTTTCCACTGTTGGGTTCAACTCCTACAACATCTTCGAAAAACGAAGACTTCTCTATCACTCCTCCAGAAGCTTGGGGTGGCGAGAAATTGCCCGATAAATATGCTCAACTACGTCAGCAAGGCACATTGCCATCTCGTTTTGGAATGTTGGGTTCTGCTGCTCAGTCTTCAGGGTCAATGTTTAGTGGATTACAAGATCTGTCCTTGTCAACAAGTCAGACGAGTATTAGCTCCTTGACAAATTCAAATTTCAGTTTTGCAAATTTACGCACCAAAGATGTCTCTTCAAATCAGGAGACCTCATTGGGATTTCCAGAACACTTATCCCCTAGTTCCATGTCTCTGTCTATTGGTAACAAAGGCATCACTGGACAGGCTAACCTTGATTCCCTAGGGCCAGCTTCTATGACCCTGCCTCGAAGATATTCTACTTATGCAGAGAGAATAAGCACTGCATCTTCCTTTAGCGACGGGACATCACTTTCTGGAGGTTCAccaaaattgaagaaaacaggAGCTGAAACCAGGGAAGAACTTTTAAATAGCTTGTTGGCAAAATCTGATACAATGGTTGCCACAGAATCAGGAACTCTTTCGACAGTGAAT GGAGGAATCTCACAACCCCTGAAGGCCCCACAACCGGATGCACAGCAGGGATCCTCCTTCACACTTCAGCTTTTTCAACGCACTCTTGAAGAAACTCTTGATTCCTTTCAGAAGTCCATACATGAAGATATGAGGAACCTTCATATCGAAATTCTAAGACAATTTCACATGCAGGAG ATGGAAATGTCAAGTGTAATGAGCTCGATTTTGGAAAACCAAGCTGAGCTAATGAAAGAAATTAAGTCACTGCGGAAAGAAAACCAGCAGCTCCGGCAATTGCTGTAA